From Mycosarcoma maydis chromosome 16, whole genome shotgun sequence, a single genomic window includes:
- a CDS encoding uncharacterized protein (related to UTP14 - subunit of U3-containing small subunit processome complex): MARASTGTGGGRSGGRRGGANVSSSVPFSSAAYSSGGNSKSRRTRRSSDSTNAGPKSLHDVYDYAQASSSASSKQTKGARRALAGMKADDYADLPSKAKGKQPRRRADDDQDPEDDEQESDDSDATPIGPKVFDSDDELNNSIQGSDEELDSDEAFGESDEEKFQGWSFGQGAKSNKRSTMDSDKEEDQDEQSDDGDDDGMMDLSRMLDAGSESSDDDNDDVDASDEENDQSSSKLAKHIESFAAGSKRTTANLDSEAGSDAEPSSKRPRRVLSERTEAIPETEFAAAHSGSTLRLEDFMDPLSSNIDFADVRKNTKLLANSKSGSSNAPAASKKGGGALPAPLPSVVQDRLDRQGAYSITRDEVQGWQPTINRLRDAEHLSFPLQKPAVTKASTSGLVATFTPDNDMEASIAAMLTEGGLTEKQLAQQEDLAMNKLDPQEARARRDELRRMRMLMFRAEQKAKRVSKIKSKAYRKIHRKEKERLKEQINQLDSDQEDLDSDHEMQERLKAERERARERATLKHKNTSKWAKNILSSRHGEHNQQARNEIEAQLRHGAELRSKIQGREIRDDSESDGDSHVTRDADGHHDDEQQVVRDAFDELEALEAKQEAKRRKDEAEFERVGGKKGVYNMKFMKDARERQYAHIRGEVDDFVSEMQALTGDGDENETETENGNGNEGSGEQDVRQAVTAKNTKDGQSGSSTYVQGNKGRAMYGRAASSTASTAVVPSAKVSNKADSSDLQQQQQQQQQQQQQQHQRRSSADTTAPGNASLSDVQVRGNTTIDKRTRSEAKTKTKTKTNPLIDTVDHDDDSSNPWLTISSDGQATKLSRKKNESVLSHATSSHAAASKSALRATKAAAKSASANAARRSDEAISIDLSSRLGNADADDELAKRVCDAAKPRRDRRALEQRDLVADAFAHDDVVSEFVAEKQAIATADASKSVDTRLPGWGSWTGKGIRRSSNHPHLKTIAGIAPAQRKDAHLAHVIISEKRDKKQDKFRTSTLPYPYTSIAQYQASLAQPLGKEWNTRIESQRLNLARVSKKPGKLITPILRKF, from the coding sequence ATGGCGCGTGCCTCCACAGGCACCGGCGGTGGTCGTAGCGGTGGTCGTCGAGGGGGCGCCAACGTCAGTTCCTCTGTACCATTCTCCTCAGCAGCCTACTCTTCCGGTGGCAACTCCAAATCTAGGCGCACTCGTCGCTCATCCGACTCCACAAATGCCGGTCCAAAAAGCCTGCACGACGTATACGACTATGCGCAagcttcctcctcggctAGCTCCAAGCAGACCAAAGGCGCTCGGCGTGCTCTTGCCGGTATGAAGGCGGATGATTACGCAGATTTACCTTCCAAGGCTAAGGGCAAGCAGCCGAGACGACGTGCAGATGATGATCAAGATCCAGAGGATGACGAACAAGAGAGCGATGATAGTGACGCTACGCCAATTGGACCCAAGGTGTTCGAttcggacgacgagctgaaCAACAGCATTCAGGgaagcgacgaggagctcgatTCGGATGAAGCTTtcggcgagagcgacgaagaAAAGTTTCAAGGATGGTCCTTCGGTCAAGGAGCCAAGAGCAACAAACGTTCAACGATGGACTCCGACAAGGaagaagatcaagacgaaCAGAGCGACGACGGAGACGACGATGGAATGATGGATCTATCTCgcatgctcgacgctggctCCGAATCgtccgacgacgacaacgacgacgtggACGCATCAGATGAAGAAAATGATCAGAGCAGCAGtaagctcgccaagcacaTCGAGTCGTTTGCCGCTGGCTCCAAGCGCACCACTGCCAATTTGGATTCCGAAGCCGGCTCGGATGCTGAGCCTTCGTCAAAGCGCCCTCGTCGTGTTCTGTCCGAACGCACCGAGGCTATTCCTGAGACCGAGTTTGCCGCAGCACACTCTGGCTCCACTCTTCGCCTCGAGGATTTTATGGACCCACTCTCGTCCAACATCGACTTTGCCGACGTACGCAAAAACACCAAGCTTCTCGCCAACTCCAAGTCTGGCTCCTCGAACGCGCCAGCTGCGTCCAAAAAGGGCGGAGGAGCACTTCCGGCTCCGCTCCCCTCGGTAGTGCAAGATCGACTGGACAGGCAAGGTGCCTACTCGATCACACGCGACGAGGTGCAAGGCTGGCAACCTACCATCAATCGTCTGCGTGATGCTGAGCACCTTTCGTTTCCGCTGCAAAAGCCGGCGGTGACGAAAGCGTCCACTTCAGGCTTGGTTGCCACATTTACTCCCGACAACGACATGGAAGCTTCGATCGCCGCTATGCTCACCGAGGGCGGCTTGACCGAAAAACAGCTAGCCCAACAAGAAGATCTTGCCAtgaacaagctcgatccgcaagaagcgcgcgcCAGGCGCGACGAGTTGCGACGTATGCGCATGCTCATGTTCCGTGCCGAGCAGAAAGCCAAGCGCGtgagcaagatcaagagTAAAGCGTACCGCAAAATCCATCGCAAAGAAAAAGAGCGACTCAAGGAGCAGATCAACCAGCTAGACTCGGATCAGGAAGACTTGGATTCAGACCACGAGATGCAAGAGCGTCTGAAAGCCGAACGCGAACGAGCACGCGAACGTGCGACGCTGAAACACAAAAACACATCCAAGTGGGCCAAGAACATCCTTTCGTCGCGCCACGGCGAACACAACCAGCAAGCACGCAACGAGATTGAAGCTCAACTTCGACACGGTGCcgagctgcgcagcaaGATCCAAGGTCGCGAGATACGTGATGATTCCGAGTCGGACGGCGATTCTCATGTCACTCGAGACGCCGATGGCCAccatgacgacgagcagcaggtAGTCCGAGACGCGTTTGACGaactcgaagcgctcgaagccaagcaagaagcgaaACGACGAAAGGATGAAGCCGAATTCGAACGAGTCGGCGGCAAAAAGGGCGTTTACAACATGAAGTTTATGAAAGACGCTCGCGAAAGGCAATATGCGCACATTCGCGGTGAGGTGGATGACTTTGtgagcgagatgcaggCGCTGACtggtgacggtgacgaAAACGAAACCGAAACCGAAAACGGAAACGGAAACGAGGGCAgtggcgagcaagacgtGCGTCAAGCTGTGACTGCCAAGAACACCAAGGATGGCCAAAGTGGCAGCTCAACCTACGTGCAGGGCAACAAAGGGCGTGCGATGTATGGGCGCGCCGCGTCGTCGACTGCCTCCACAGCTGTGGTGCCAAGTGCCAAAGTGTCTAACAAGGCGGACAGCTCTGATttgcaacagcaacagcaacagcaacagcaacagcaacagcaacagcatcaacgaCGTTCGTCCGCCGACACTACGGCGCCGGGCAACGCAAGTTTGAGCGATGTGCAAGTCCGAGGCAACACCACGATAGACAAGCGAACGCGAAGCGAAGCCAAGACGAAAACGAAAACGAAAACGAACCCTCTGATCGACACTGTCGACCATGATGATGACTCTTCGAATCCGTGGCTCACGATCTCGTCTGACGGACAAGCGACCAAGTTGTCACGCAAGAAGAATGAATCTGTCTTGTCGCACGCGACGTCGTCGCACGCGGCGGCATCCAAGTCGGCATTGCGCGCGACCAAGGCTGCGGCCAAAAGTGCATCTGCCAATGCGGCACGACGGAGTGACGAGGCGATTTCGATCGATTTGTCGTCGCGACTTGGAAATGCTGATGCGGACGATGAGTTGGCGAAGCGGGTCTGCGATGCTGCGAAACCGCGTcgtgatcgacgagcactGGAGCAACGGGATCTTGTTGCTGATGCATTTGCACATGACGATGTAGTCTCGGAGTTTGTTGCTGAGAAACAAGCAATTGCCACTGCGGACGCGAGCAAGTCGGTCGACACACGCCTACCCGGCTGGGGCTCCTGGACCGGCAAAGGCATCCGGCGCTCATCTAACCACCCGCACCTCAAGACGATCGCCGGAATCGCCCCGGCGCAACGCAAAGACGCCCACCTCGCACACGTCATCATCTCGGAAAAACGCGACAAGAAACAAGACAAGTTCCGCACATCCACGCTCCCCTACCCCTACACGTCCATCGCCCAATACCAAGCCTCGCTCGCCCAACCACTGGGCAAGGAATGGAACACGCGCATCGAATCCCAACGCCTCAACCTCGCCAGGGTCTCGAAGAAACCCGGAAAACTCATCACCCCGATCCTCAGAAAGTTCTGA
- a CDS encoding putative 60S ribosome biogenesis protein has translation MRPLTEEETKTLFEKLANYVGKNLVNLIDRPDEPHVFRLHRDRVYYVSESSMRLAISIARPNLMSLGTCFGKFSKTGKFRLHVTALDYLAQYAKYKVWIKPNGELPFLYGNHVVKAHLGRITDDTPEHAGVVVLSMSNTPLGFGVTARSTVDTRKQDPTSIIVFHQADVGEYLRDEDTLF, from the coding sequence ATGCGACCTCTCACGGAAGAAGAGACAAAGACGCTCTTTGAGAAGCTCGCCAACTATGTGGGCAAAAACCTAGTCAACCTCATCGACCGACCCGATGAACCTCACGTGTTCCGCTTGCACCGCGATCGTGTCTACTACGTTTCGGAATCGTCGATGCGACTCGCCATCTCAATCGCACGTCCCAACCTCATGTCTTTGGGTACCTGTTTCGGCAAGTTTAGCAAGACAGGCAAGTTCCGGCTGCACGTCACGGCGCTCGACTACCTGGCACAATATGCAAAGTACAAGGTGTGGATCAAACCTAATGGCGAATTGCCGTTCCTGTACGGCAATCATGTGGTCAAGGCGCACTTGGGGAGGATCACAGATGATACACCGGAACACGCGggggtggtggtgctgagTATGAGCAATACCCCCTTGGGATTCGGTGTGACGGCGAGAAGTACGGTGGATACGAGAAAGCAGGATCCCACCAGTATCATCGTTTTCCACCAGGCAGATGTGGGAGAGTACTTGCGCGACGAAGATACCCTCTTCtga
- a CDS encoding uncharacterized protein (related to cystinosin) produces the protein MAVISRTIASTISRVAGRQPSWILTSLSQLLGWIYTLAWSLSFYPQVIHNYTHRSTVGLSTDFVFLNALGHTSYLVYNALLYLYEPVRRAYRKTHSGRDNVVQFNDLIFSLHAALLALITLAQYLVYKKPNQHVSRSVQLSLAATLTVVVLLAGARRLKLVSWLDIVACASTIKLGVTLTKYLPQIKLNRDRQSTDGFAIENVLLDLTGGVLSLAQLIIDAVWIQHSWSDVTGDWGKLGLALLSIAFDIILTWQHYALYAHPHLDHEHHHHVDPDQVHYTHPAYASTSSNTTSSPPSNDENATESSSLLG, from the coding sequence ATGGCGGTCATCTCGCGCACGATAGCCTCGACGATTTCACGCGTGGCTGGACGGCAGCCATCTTGGATTctcacctcgctctcgcAGCTGCTAGGGTGGATCTACACGCTTGCGTGGTCGCTGTCGTTCTATCCACAAGTGATTCACAACTACACGCACCGTTCCACAGTCGGGCTCTCGACGGATTTCGTGTTTCTGAATGCGCTAGGACACACGTCGTATCTCGTGTATAACGCTCTGCTCTATCTGTACGAGCCGGTTCGACGCGCATATCGTAAGACGCACTCTGGGAGGGACAACGTCGTGCAATTCAACGACCTCATCTTCTCGCTCCACGCAGCATTGCTTGCTCTGATCACGCTGGCGCAATACCTCGTCTACAAGAAGCCAAATCAACACGTCTCACGAAGCGTTCAGCTTTCGCTGGCAGCTACGTTGactgtcgtcgtcttgctaGCTGGTGCAAGGCGCTTGAAGCTCGTTTCATGGCTCGACATTGTGGCTTGTGCTTCGACGATCAAACTCGGCGTGACGTTGACAAAGTATCTACCGCagatcaagctcaacagGGATCGACAGAGTACCGATGGGTTTGCCATCGAAAACGTTCTCTTGGATCTTACAGGTGGCGTGCTCAGCTTAGCACAACTGATCATCGACGCCGTTTGGATCCAGCACAGCTGGTCCGACGTCACCGGCGATTGGGGAAAGCTAGGCTTGGCTCTCTTGAGCATCGCTTTCGATATCATCCTCACGTGGCAGCATTATGCGCTATACGCCCATCCACACCTCGATCAcgagcaccaccaccatgTCGACCCAGATCAAGTGCATTACACCCACCCCGCATACGCCTCCACATCCTCCAATACTACTTCATCTCCACCGTCCAATGATGAAAACGCCACCGAATCGTCATCGCTACTCGGATAG
- a CDS encoding uncharacterized protein (related to SNU66 - component of the U4/U6.U5 snRNP complex), translating to MSEFQKEELSLEETNKLRISLGLKPLVADDAPATSSRGTLSSALDAPSKLDGDALAAKNFQDKQDRERRQWEDAEVKERLAKAQAKRDVARRLKGPTLADLDVDSTASASAAGSSSKDTLAWIKESKKRAKEHAARRAKELEEQEARQQAEYRETDLVGLRVGHNADEFEEGEERILTLRDAGVLDEADDELMDAALDQAERDAKHLQRKQGAKEYTGLDDEEALTGRKRGVLAKYDADLPDANLASSADAGFRLGESLSIADRQARLRQEAEQAAKLANKQLLSLDYDKNQEVSDYLQEGDVGVKKPKTKKRKKAAKVKINFDDDDEAANPGAFNVPVMAADQRTSDLAVEMQDTKAPVKRIRAQQTDNFVDDDELQASLAKTRRIKAKRTLNKMTPEMIAKNLAEQRAAEEAERASGVATAIAANGATTALVNAERESEQDGLTFDETSEFVRAIRERPAESDVPRRRRSIKQESPDAELSADTQIQKQSLVDAADVPMSELDAPAVKVELDENGALELVKDELEEGEAEERQAEQHEPVIGRGMAGAVSFLRQQGMLPQLDPELKTREEQQRKYDAWLSARRREEQERELARQASKASGSSVDQATREAQNRNREMEEARLAQDRFRDYKPDVEIKYHDEFGRDLDQKEAWKHLSHVFHGKKPGTKKMEKRLKKIEDEQKRERMAAGDTPTGMLAAFQKRSERTGKAHMVLSVGSRGAAPQENDLLDGKGMQLKKPIRAATAQSGKDKNVDGGELLSPLSTTGFDSSGAPSVTANAEAGASTTKTGGGWARIGSATPAPLSGTTAGFKPVTASGFTSVSRATPTVAAEVTHTPQDASTPTGAPFRLAFSGVKRKAEGQ from the coding sequence ATGTCCGAGTTTCAGAAGGAAGagctctcgctcgaagaGACCAACAAGCTTCGTATATCTCTCGGTCTTAAGCCTCTTGTTGCCGACGATGCTCCAGCTACCTCCTCGCGTGGcacgttgagctcggcacTGGACGCCCCATCAAAGCTAGAcggcgatgcgctcgctgctaAGAACTTTCAGGACAAGCAAGACCGCGAACGCCGCCAGTGGGAAGATGCTGAGGTCAAGGAACGTCTAGCCAAGGCACAAGCCAAACGCGATGTCGCACGCCGCCTCAAGGGCCCAACGCTCGCCGATCTGGATGTGGACAGCAccgcatcggcatcggcagctgGTTCTTCGTCAAAAGATACGCTTGCATGGATCAAGGAGTCCAAGAAGCGAGCCAAAGAGCATGCTGCACGCAGAGCCAaagagctggaagagcagGAAGCCAGACAACAGGCCGAGTACCGCGAGACGGATCTTGTTGGTCTTCGCGTTGGCCATAATGCCGACGAGTTTGAGGAGGGCGAGGAACGCATTCTCACGCTCAGAGATGCAGGCGTACTCGACGAGGCAGATGACGAGCTTATGGATGCAGCCCTGGATCAGGCCGAACGCGACGCCAAACATCTACAGCGTAAGCAGGGCGCAAAGGAGTATACTGGCTTAGATGACGAAGAGGCTTTGACAGGACGGAAGCGTGGTGTTTTGGCAAAATACGACGCCGATCTGCCAGACGCCAACCTTGCATCCTCTGCAGACGCTGGCTTCCGTCTTGGCGAGAGTCTCTCTATTGCTGATCGTCAAGCCCGACTTCGACAGGAAGCCGAACaagcagccaagctcgccaacaagcagctTCTGTCGCTCGATTACGACAAGAACCAAGAGGTGTCTGACTACTTGCAGGAAGGCGACGTTGGTGTCAAGAAGCCAAagaccaagaagcgcaaaaagGCAGCCAAAGTCAAGATCAActtcgacgacgatgatgaggcTGCTAATCCAGGCGCTTTCAACGTCCCGGTAATGGCGGCTGATCAGCGCACAAGCGATCTCGCTGTCGAGATGCAAGATACAAAAGCGCCGGTGAAGCGAATTCGGGCTCAGCAGACGGACAACTTtgtcgatgacgatgagctgCAAGCTTCGCTCGCAAAGACGCGCCGTATTAAAGCAAAACGGACATTGAACAAGATGACCCCGGAAATGATTGCAAAAAACTtggctgagcagcgagccGCGGAAGAGGCAGAGCGCGCTTCTGGCGTAGCCACcgccatcgctgccaaTGGTGCAACGACAGCGCTCGTTAACGCGGAAAGAGAAAGCGAACAAGACGGCCTCACCTttgacgagacgagcgagttCGTCCGTGCGATTCGAGAACGACCAGCAGAGAGCGACGTGCCTCGAAGGCGTCGTTCAATCAAGCAGGAATCGCCGGACGCCGAGCTCAGCGCGGACACTCAGATCCAGAAACAGAGTTTGGTTGATGCTGCAGATGTACCGATGAGCGAGTTGGACGCTCCAGcagtcaaagtcgagctaGACGAGAATGGTGCTTTGGAGCTTGTCAAGGACGAGTTGGAGGAAGGCGAGGCCGAAGAGcgccaagccgagcaacACGAGCCCGTCATCGGTCGGGGCATGGCGGGAGCCGTCTCTTTCTTACGACAACAAGGTATGCTTCCCCAGCTTGATCCTGAACTCAAGACACGCGAGGAGCAACAACGCAAATACGACGCCTGGCTTtccgctcgtcgtcgcgaAGAACAGGAGCGAGAGCTGGCGCGCCAAGCGTCCAAGGCCTCGGGATCGTCTGTGGACCAAGCGACGCGCGAAGCGCAGAACCGTAATCGCGAGATGGAAGAAGCACGTTTGGCGCAAGATCGTTTCCGCGACTACAAGCCcgatgtcgagatcaagtACCACGATGAGTTCGGACGCGACCTGGATCAGAAGGAAGCCTGGAAGCATCTTTCACACGTTTTCCACGGCAAAAAGCCAGGTACGAAAAAGATGGAGAAGAGGCTCAAGAAgatcgaggacgagcaaAAGAGGGAGAGGATGGCGGCGGGAGATACGCCCACAGGAATGTTGGCGGCGTTCCagaagaggagcgagcgTACAGGGAAAGCGCATATGGTCCTCAGCGTCGGTAGCCGTGGAGCTGCTCCTCAGGAGAATGATCTGCTTGATGGAAAGGGAATGCAGTTGAAGAAGCCGATTCGTGCAGCGACCGCTCAAAGCGGCAAAGACAAGAACGTAGACGgtggcgagctgctgtcTCCTCTGTCCACGACCGGGTTTGATTCGAGTGGCGCCCCGAGCGTGACGGCGAATGCAGAGGCGGGTGCCAGCACGACAAAGACGGGTGGTGGATGGGCACGCATTGGCAGTGCAACGCCGGCACCGTTGAGCGGTACAACTGCCGGATTCAAGCCAGTGACAGCCTCTGGCTTCACGAGTGTCTCACGAGCTACGCCGAcagtagcagcagaggTAACGCACACACCTCAAGATGCGAGCACGCCTACCGGTGCGCCTTTCCGTCTCGCGTTTAGCGGCGTCAAACGGAAAGCCGAAGGTCAGTGA